The Defluviitalea raffinosedens genome has a segment encoding these proteins:
- a CDS encoding DUF3866 family protein, which produces MIHLREGKVTRILERHNDMIEILAMINETEYKAIVYPQITGEVSIGDIVKLNTTAVDLNLGTGGYHFVVSNNNTCEIHSEPSGHIMKLRYTPVQIKCLTIEEIYPHVINSFTSLGGMPVAIGSIHSMLPPLAAVIKEARPDVRIAYIMTDGGALPIGFSHIVRMLKEKQLLDCTITCGNAFGGDFEAVNLYTALIGAKYIARCDAAIVIMGPGHVGTGTKFGFTGMEIANNAHIVYSMGGIPICVPRVSFKEKRERHYGISHHFLTAMGSYCLVSCHMAFPCLSGYEKDFIVKQYESFELDQKHKISFLNENTISIMEKHNLCIKTMGRSMKEDPVFFRTGGACGMLLTNLLS; this is translated from the coding sequence ATGATTCATTTGAGAGAAGGAAAAGTAACCCGGATTTTAGAAAGACATAATGATATGATTGAAATTCTTGCGATGATTAATGAGACGGAATACAAGGCTATCGTATATCCCCAAATTACTGGAGAAGTTTCAATTGGAGATATTGTTAAATTGAATACAACTGCAGTAGATTTAAATTTGGGAACAGGAGGATATCACTTTGTTGTTTCGAACAACAATACATGTGAGATCCATTCAGAGCCTTCTGGACATATTATGAAATTAAGATATACGCCTGTTCAAATAAAATGCTTAACGATAGAAGAAATCTATCCTCATGTTATTAATTCTTTTACATCCTTAGGCGGAATGCCTGTTGCTATAGGAAGCATTCATAGTATGCTTCCGCCCTTAGCTGCAGTCATTAAAGAAGCCAGACCAGATGTACGTATTGCCTATATTATGACTGATGGAGGGGCCTTACCCATCGGATTTAGTCATATTGTTCGCATGCTTAAAGAAAAGCAGCTCCTTGATTGCACAATTACTTGTGGCAACGCTTTTGGAGGAGACTTTGAGGCAGTAAATCTTTATACTGCTTTGATTGGAGCAAAATATATAGCAAGATGTGATGCTGCTATTGTCATTATGGGACCGGGGCACGTAGGGACTGGAACAAAATTTGGTTTTACCGGCATGGAGATAGCTAACAATGCGCATATTGTTTACTCTATGGGAGGTATTCCGATTTGTGTCCCAAGAGTGAGTTTTAAAGAAAAAAGAGAAAGACACTATGGAATAAGTCATCATTTTTTAACAGCTATGGGTTCTTATTGCTTAGTATCCTGTCATATGGCTTTTCCGTGTCTTTCAGGATATGAAAAAGATTTTATAGTTAAGCAATATGAATCATTCGAATTAGATCAAAAACATAAGATTTCTTTTTTAAATGAAAATACCATTTCTATAATGGAAAAGCATAATTTATGTATTAAAACCATGGGAAGAAGTATGAAAGAAGATCCTGTTTTTTTCAGAACAGGGGGCGCTTGCGGCATGCTTTTAACCAATTTACTTTCGTAA
- a CDS encoding ribonuclease H family protein has product MSLFEVYTDGACTNNQGEGLQPGGWAAVFVDGPALSGGESATTNNRMEMRAVIEALKNTPPHSHVRIYSDSAYVINCFNQKWIDKWEKNGWMTSSKKPVENKDLWLEMRQLEKERQVEWIKVKGHSGNQWNEMADTLAVAAIPKDKNNDDQSRKEICLYLTQDEKINLLSFLDCNQLNLNDVLKNVLVKLQKLE; this is encoded by the coding sequence ATGTCCCTGTTTGAAGTATATACGGATGGAGCTTGCACTAATAATCAAGGAGAAGGCTTGCAGCCGGGGGGATGGGCTGCAGTTTTTGTGGATGGACCTGCATTATCAGGTGGTGAAAGCGCAACAACCAACAATAGGATGGAAATGCGGGCAGTCATTGAAGCATTAAAAAATACTCCTCCCCATAGTCATGTTAGAATTTATTCTGATTCCGCGTATGTAATTAATTGCTTTAATCAAAAATGGATTGACAAATGGGAGAAAAATGGCTGGATGACATCATCAAAGAAACCGGTGGAAAATAAGGACTTATGGCTGGAAATGCGTCAACTGGAAAAAGAAAGACAAGTTGAGTGGATTAAGGTCAAAGGGCATAGCGGAAATCAATGGAATGAGATGGCAGATACTTTGGCTGTTGCTGCAATCCCAAAAGACAAAAATAATGATGATCAATCTAGAAAAGAAATCTGCTTGTATTTGACACAAGATGAGAAAATCAATTTATTAAGCTTTTTGGATTGTAATCAATTAAACCTTAATGATGTATTAAAGAATGTTTTAGTTAAGCTTCAAAAACTGGAATAA
- the mciZ gene encoding Z-ring formation inhibitor MciZ has product MKTIITENQFTCVGKIDEIISYLSDLQNQYKTIKEYIYEKQKFLRK; this is encoded by the coding sequence ATGAAAACAATTATTACAGAAAATCAATTTACATGTGTGGGTAAAATCGATGAAATTATTTCTTACCTCTCGGATCTTCAAAATCAGTACAAAACAATTAAAGAATATATCTACGAAAAGCAAAAGTTCTTACGAAAGTAA